The following is a genomic window from Flavobacterium crassostreae.
CGGATCTAGATGCCGTTACTTTAAACGTAATTGAAAAAGGAAAAAGAAACGTTGAGATCTTAAAGCAAGGTTTAAACGATCCATATACCGTAGAAGACCAAGTAGCAATAATCTATGCAGGTTCTAAAAACTTATTAAAAAATGTACCTGTAAATAAAGTGAGAGAATTTGAGAAAGATTTCTTAGAATTTTTGAACAACAAACACAGAGCTACATTAGATGCTTTAAAAGCAGGTAAGCTAACCGACGAAATTACGGATGTAATTCAATCTGTGGCAAAAGAAGTTTCAGCAAAATATAACTAAAAATAGTCCAAGTTGTAAAGTCCAAAGTCTTAAAGTCAATTAACTGGCTTGAAAATGACTTTAGACTTTATAACTTTAGGGCATTAGACTAAAATAAAAAATGGCAAATTTAAAGGAAATCCGTAATAGAATTACTTCCGTTTCATCTACGATGCAGATTACATCCGCGATGAAAATGGTTTCTGCTGCAAAGCTAAAAAAAGCACAAGATGCAATTACTGCAATGCGCCCTTATGCCGAAAAATTAACAGAATTACTACAAAATCTTTCTGCTACACTCGAAGGAGATGCAGGAGGCGAATTTACCACACAACGTGAAGTAAAAAAAGTTTTGTTGGTTGCAATTACATCCAACAGAGGTTTATGTGGGGCGTTCAACACCAATGTAATTAAAGGTGCCAAAACCCGTGCAGCTCACTACCAAGGAAAACAAGTAGATATTTTTGCAATTGGTAAAAAAGGAAATGACGTATTGGCCAAAACCAACTCCGTAATTGCGAACCAAAGTGCAGTGTATGATAATTTGACTTTTGATGCCGTAGCTGCAATTGCCGAAACACTAACTCAAAAATTTGTTTCTGGAGAGTATGACAGAATAGAATTGATTTACAATCAGTTTAAAAATGCTGCCACACAAATTGTTCAAACCGAACAATTTTTGCCGCTAGCACCAATTCAATCGGACGTAGTAGCTTCTACTGGAGACTATATCTTTGAACCTTCTAAAGAAGAAATTGTATTAACATTGATCCCAAAATCATTAAAAATGCAATTATACAAAGGTATTCGGGATTCTTTTGCCTCCGAGCACGGCGCACGTATGACTGCCATGCACAAAGCAACCGATAATGCCACAGAATTAAGAAATCAATTAAAATTAACCTATAACAAAGCCCGTCAAGCTGCAATTACCAACGAGATCTTAGAGATTGTTGGAGGAGCCGAAGCTTTGAAAGGATAAATTTAGGATTTAAAAAGCCTAACAATTTCTGCAAAAAAGAGCCTTACCATAAAG
Proteins encoded in this region:
- the atpG gene encoding ATP synthase F1 subunit gamma, producing MANLKEIRNRITSVSSTMQITSAMKMVSAAKLKKAQDAITAMRPYAEKLTELLQNLSATLEGDAGGEFTTQREVKKVLLVAITSNRGLCGAFNTNVIKGAKTRAAHYQGKQVDIFAIGKKGNDVLAKTNSVIANQSAVYDNLTFDAVAAIAETLTQKFVSGEYDRIELIYNQFKNAATQIVQTEQFLPLAPIQSDVVASTGDYIFEPSKEEIVLTLIPKSLKMQLYKGIRDSFASEHGARMTAMHKATDNATELRNQLKLTYNKARQAAITNEILEIVGGAEALKG